A window of the Cryptococcus decagattii chromosome 6, complete sequence genome harbors these coding sequences:
- a CDS encoding dihydropyrimidinase, translated as MSKQFDLVVKNGIVVTSGDTGKLDIAIKDGKIAHLAADISENLAEKVIDAEGAYVMPGGVDAHVHLAQDFPSGPSGRLGKCADDFETGSRSAICGGTTTFISFAQQNRWEESLLQVVEKYDARAKATGSYCDYAYHVIITRPELETLKAELPVIVGKWGITSCKLFMTYAALQLRDNELLDVMYEARRLAITTMIHAENGDLISWLTDKLEERGMVEPRYHAESRPPVVEMEATSRAIVLAEMIQNPVLFVHVGSASAAEVIRNAQTRGFPVFAETCPQYLHLTWEDLKKFHSPQCFENSKMICSPPPGPDDSDQEALWTGLRNGTFTIYSSDHCPFRYGDIDGKALGIVQHEESMQSVKCPVDQDHVHEVMHGKSGHFKYIPNGCPGIETRLPLLFNYGLLEGRIMPERFVELTSTAPAKLYGLYPRKGGLLPGLSDADLVVWYPENKMVPFSLTNDHLHHGADYSPYEGMMFNNWPRYTIIRGKIVWAEGRLFGSPKDGEYLKRQASQLTMSAVKSIANDKRRVATWLYDNGK; from the exons ATGTCTAAACAGTTCGACCTCGTCGTGAAAAATGGAATAGTTGTCACGTCCGGGGATACTGGAAAGCTTGATATTGCCATCAAGGATGGCAAAATTGCACACCTCGCTGCAGACATCTCAGAGAATCTTGCGGAAAAGGTCATCGATGCCGA AGGGGCATATGTTATGCCTGGAGGTGTGGATGCGCACGTCCACCTTGCTCAGGACTTTCCCAGTG GCCCCAGTGGGAGGCTTGGGAAATGTGCGGACGACTTTGAGACCGGCTCGCGTTCGGCGATCTGCGGAGGAACCACCACGTTTATCTCGTTCG CTCAGCAGAACCGTTGGGAAGAGTCTCTGCTCCAAGTCGTTGAGAAGTATGATGCTCGAGCGAAGGCCACCGGCAGCTACTGCGACTATG CATACCATGTCATTATAACGAGGCCAGAATTAGAGACACTGAAAGCTGAGCTCCCAGTCATTGTTGGAAAATGGGGCA TCACTTCTTGCAAACTCTTCATGACTTATGCTGCTTTACAGCTTCGAGACAATGAACTCTTGGATGTTATGTACGAAGCCCGCAGGCTCGCAATAACCACC ATGATTCACGCTGAAAATGGCGATCTCATCAGTTGGTTGACAG ATAAGCTAGAAGAGAGGGGCATGGTAGAACCCCGCTATCATGCAGAGTCTCGACCGCCTGTTGTCGAGATGGAGGCCACCAGCCGGGCCATAGTTTTGGCTGAGATGATTCAGAACCCAGTCCTTTTTGTGCATGTCGGTTCAGCA TCTGCGGCCGAGGTCATTCGAAACGCACAGACACGTGGCTTCCCAGTTTTCGCGGAGACATGTCCCCAATACCTTCATCTCACTTGGGAAGACCTA AAAAAGTTCCATTCCCCCCAGTGTTTCGAGAACTCCAAGATGATCTGTTCCCCTCCCCCAGGACCGGATGACTCCGATCAAGAAGCTTTATGGAC CGGTTTGCGCAACGGTACTTTCACTATCTATTCTAGCGATCACTGCCCTTTCCG TTATGGTGATATCGATGGCAAGGCTCTCGGTATCGTACAACATGAAGAGAGTATGCAGAGCGTGAAATGCCCAGTTGATCAGGATCATGTACATGAAGTTATGCACGGAAAGAGCGGTCATTTCAAATATATCCCCAATG GCTGCCCGGGGATTGAGACCAGACTTCCTCTCTTGTTCAATTACGGTCTCCTTGAAGGACGTATTATGCCCGAGCGATTTGTAGAATTAACATCCACGGCACCTGCTAAGCTG TATGGGTTATATCCTCGAAAAGGTGGGCTCTTGCCTGGCCTCTCCGACGCCGACCTTGTCGTTTG GTATCCTGAAAATAAAATGGTACCTTTCAGCCTCACCAATGATCATTTACACCATGGTGCTGATT ACTCTCCGTATGAGGGGATGATGTTCAATAACTGGCCCCGGTACACTATCATTCGAGGCAAAATTGTGTGGGCTGAAGGGAGGCTTTTCGGCTCGCCGAAAGATGGAGAGTATTTGAAACGACAGGCGAGTCAACTTACCATGTCAGCTGTTAAATCCATCGCGAACGATAAACGAAGGGTTGCCACTTGGTTGTATGACAATGGAAAGTAA